One region of Drosophila subobscura isolate 14011-0131.10 chromosome J, UCBerk_Dsub_1.0, whole genome shotgun sequence genomic DNA includes:
- the LOC117894892 gene encoding ras-related protein Rab-34 has product MPQLLRQLPVSPTATMHDPRTTIRNLPPAYSPAQTPLSREKDFAPQVRYHLELPHKPKFRPCKVIFVGDCSVGKTAIANRFCYDKFQSNYKATIGVDFELENFNILGHNYCLEMWDTAGQERFKCIAGAYYRNASVIVVTYDMSRRDTLESAKKWLASALNYNTSHRPLVFLVGTKADLLTKEEFIRMERLAGMAAAELQAEYWSVSARSGFKVTELFQRLAALAFEEVVNQQMGSLKHTARGQATLPSVKSQTFDLRSYFSSRFSRQKSGCAC; this is encoded by the exons ATGCCTCAACTGCTACGGCAACTGCCCGTTTCTCCCACGGCTACAATGCACGATCCACGGACGACAATCCGAAACCTGCCACCGGCCTACAGTCCCGCACAGACGCCGCTTAGCAGAGAGAAGGATTTTGCCCCACAGGTGCGCTATCATCTGGAGCTGCCACACAAGCCAAAGTTTCGGCCCTGCAAGGTCATCTTTGTGGGCGACTGCTCCGTGGGCAAGACGGCCATAGCCAATCG ctTCTGCTATGACAAGTTCCAGTCCAACTACAAGGCAACAATTGGTGTGGACTTTGAGCTGGAGAACTTCAATATCCTTGGTCACAATTACTGCCTGGAGAT GTGGGATACGGCCGGACAGGAGCGCTTCAAGTGCATCGCTGGCGCTTATTATCGCAATGCAAGTG TTATTGTGGTGACCTATGACATGTCGAGACGCGATACCCTGGAATCGGCCAAGAAATGGCTGGCCAGCGCACTCAACTACAATACAAGCCACAGACCATTGGTCTTTCTAGTGGGCACAAAGGCAGATCTCTTG ACAAAGGAGGAATTCATCCGAATGGAGCGCTTGGCGGGCATGGCCGCCGCCGAACTTCAGGCCGAATATTGGTCCGTTTCCGCGCGTTCCGGGTTCAAGGTGACGGAACTGTTCCAACGGCTTGCTGCATTGGCCTTTGAGGAGGTGGTGAATCAGCAGATGGGATCCCTCAAACACACAGCACGGGGGCAAGCGACGCTGCCATCTGTGAAATCGCAAACATTTG ATTTACGTAGCTATTTCAGCAGTCGCTTCTCAAGACAAAAAAGTGGATGTGCTTGCTAG
- the LOC117893932 gene encoding 60S ribosomal protein L23a, with product MPPKKPTEKSAKPGDKKPEQKKAAAPAAAKKEAPAAAKPAAAAPKKAAAPAKKPATAAVKKPTAVKKLATKAKPKAKDAKKKLAAGKKPQSVLAKLSAKARAAAKAKKAGKVGAKPAKGTAKAKAVALLNAKKVQKKIIKGAFGTRTRKVRTNVHFRRPTTLKLPRNPKYPRKSVPTRNRMDAYNIIKYPLTTEAAMKKIEDNNTLVFLTHLRANKNHVRAAVRKLYDIKVAKVNVLIRPDGQKKAYVRLARDYDALDIANKIGII from the exons ATGCCACCCAAAAAGCCAACCGAGAAATCCG CCAAGCCTGGCGATAAGAAGCCAGAGCAGAAGAAGGCTGCggcgccagctgctgccaagAAGGAGGCACCAGCGGCTGCCaagcccgctgctgctgctcccaagaaggcggctgctcctgccaaGAAGCCAGCTACCGCTGCTGTCAAGAAGCCCACAGCCGTGAAGAAGCTGGCAACCAAGGCCAAGCCAAAGGCCAAGGATGCTAAGAAGAAGCTCGCTGCCGGCAAGAAGCCACAGTCGGTGCTGGCCAAGCTCTCGGCCAAGGCTCGCGCTGCTGCCAAGGCAAAGAAGGCAGGCAAGGTTGGTGCTAAGCCCGCCAAGGGCACTGCTAAGGCCAaggctgttgctctgctgaACGCCAAGAAGGTCCAGAAGAAG ATCATCAAGGGCGCTTTCGGTACCCGTACCCGCAAGGTCCGCACCAACGTGCACTTCCGTCGTCCCACGACCCTGAAGCTGCCCCGCAACCCCAAGTACCCCAGGAAGTCGGTGCCCACCAGGAACCGCATGGATGCTTACAACATCATCAAGTACCCCTTGACCACGGAAGCAGCCATGAAGAAGATCGAGGACAACAACACCCTGGTCTTCCTTACACACCTGCGCGCCAACAAGAACCACGTGCGTGCCGCAGTGCGCAAGCTCTACGACATCAAGGTGGCCAAGGTGAATGTTCTGATCAGGCCCGATGGTCAGAAGAAGGCTTATGTGCGCCTGGCGCGCGACTACGATGCTCTGGATATTGCCAACAAGATCGGCATCATATAA
- the LOC117894891 gene encoding WD repeat-containing protein 78 — MSRTLKKDYRTADFEQLSREIRNHPLMRTSVAEQQQMQKLRTPEYRTKCVMRASLDDIALGINLYKLHLGEEKPQPKSIPETYTPGSAAAPSERSRKSAKPAATPFIKVLLRKTPTVVLFERHSMTALADTEEGRLVLEDNLRYEELLAGTDKSRRTVDSDTQTITALKKSRLVNTERLTTEQIGSYVSNFEMFDTYKDLEASTTSVQVQGAQNMEVTTYRVGGVDQFVAINSLPNFKLALMLTMRILASNVYEPQQRRYRNMSLPDPLAEDVKFKYRLGLLWRLSSPSALPKAHQAVSDVSFCPSNGDIMAVAYGVYSHAKMSRLPRCGYVYVWNIKNPVNPERCFNYEVPVVTVEFSPSAPQLLAIGLHDGSVEVRNISQPEQPPLAISHRSTSPHFEPVTAIRWIRKAPDQVGGPAMITPFLAISRAGAVTKYRLISSPHLLGFEQQRLQRAEGELEGIKIDRPVPAASLLANRHPQCLELVLDPVQADIYYVLTDEGTLYKYSTNYPLQHLEQRQVHDGPAMGMEFSPWSPKMYLTCGSDWCIRIWLAGILSPIITLRHHLSPVHCARWSRTHSTILVSLSRSTVDIWDLRNSTLKPVSSTTIDANIFYTTFRFAHCGRSLAVGNEAGNLLMLSFEDMPFPPHFQYKQLKRAIFKALAMEPDLRQQVKSVGHFGYPAGSKQPKAYNYE; from the exons ATGTCCCGCACACTGAAGAAGGATTATCGCACTGCGGATTTCGAGCAGCTGAGCCGGGAAATCCGTAATCACCCGCTGATGAGGACTTCCgtggcggagcagcagcagatgcagaaaCTGCGTACGCCCGAGTATCGCACCAAATGCGTGATGCGGGCTTCGCTGGACGACATTGCTCTGGGG ATCAATCTCTACAAGCTGCATCTGGGCGAGGAGAAGCCACAGCCGAAATCTATCCCAGAGACTTATACtcctggctctgctgctgcaccttcGGAAAGGTCCCGCAAGTCGGCCAAACCAGCTGCCACGCCCTTCATTAAGGTGCTGCTGCGCAAGACGCCCACCGTGGTGTTGTTCGAGCGTCACAGCATGACGGCCCTGGCGGACACCGAGGAGGGTCGACTGGTGCTGGAGGATAATCTGCGgtacgaggagctgctggcggGCACGGACAAGTCCCGACGCACCGTCGACTCGGACACTCAAACCATTACGGCGCTGAAGAAGTCGCGCCTGGTGAACACGGAGCGCCTGACCACCGAGCAGATAGGCTCGTATGTGTCCAACTTTGAGATGTTCGACACGTACAAGGACCTGGAGGCGTCCACGACGAGTGTGCAGGTGCAGGGCGCCCAGAACATGGAGGTCACAACATACCGCGTGGGCGGTGTGGACCAGTTTGTGGCCATCAACAGTCTGCCCAACTTCAAGCTGGCCCTCATGCTGACCATGCGCATCCTGGCGAGCAATGTGTacgagccgcagcagcggcgatACCGGAACATGTCGCTGCCCGATCCGCTGGCCGAGGATGTCAAGTTCAAGTACCGTTTGGGTCTTCTGTGGCGCCTGAGTTCACCCTCTGCGCTACCCAAGGCCCATCAAGCGGTGAGCGACGTGAGCTTTTGTCCCAGCAACGGCGACATTATGGCCGTGGCTTATGGCGTCTATAGCCATGCCAAGATGTCCCGCTTGCCGCGCTGCGGCTACGTCTACGTGTGGAACATCAAGAATCCCGTGAATCCCGAACGCTGCTTCAACTACGAGGTGCCAGTGGTCACTGTGGAGTTCTCGCCATCAGCtccacagctgctggccatcggCCTACATGATGGCAGCGTCGAGGTACGCAATATCTCGCAGCCGgagcagccgccgctggccATTTCCCATCGCAGCACTTCGCCGCACTTTGAGCCTGTGACGGCCATCAGGTGGATTCGGAAAGCACCCGATCAGGTGGGTGGCCCGGCCATGATTACACCCTTCCTGGCCATATCCCGGGCGGGCGCCGTCACCAAGTATCGCCTGATCAGCAGTCCCCATCTGCTGGGCTTCGAACAGCAGCGTCTGCAGCGAGCCGAGGGTGAGCTGGAGGGCATTAAGATCGATCGTCCGGTGCCAGCGGcctcgctgctggccaatcGACATCCGCAGTGCCTCGAACTGGTGCTGGATCCGGTGCAGGCGGACATCTACTATGTCCTCACAGACGAGGGAACGCTCTACAAATACTCCACCAACTATCCGCTGCAGCAtctggagcagcggcaggtgcACGATGGCCCGGCCATGGGCATGGAGTTCTCGCCGTGGTCCCCTAAGATGTACCTCACCTGCGGCAGCGACTG GTGCATACGcatttggctggctggcatcctCTCGCCGATCATCACGTTGCGCCACCATCTGTCGCCCGTGCACTGCGCACGCTGGAGTCGCACCCACTCCACCATATTGGTCTCGCTCAGCCGCAGCACCGTGGACATTTGGGATCTGCGCAACAGCACGCTGAAGCCCGTGTCCTCGACCACAATAGATGCCAACATCTTCTACACAACTTTTCG TTTTGCCCACTGTGGTCGCTCTTTGGCGGTGGGCAATGAGGCTGGTAATCTGCTGATGCTTTCGTTTGAGGACATGCCTTTTCCACCGCACTTTCAGTACAAGCAGCTGAAGCGAGCCATTTTCAAGGCGCTGGCCATGGAACCCGATCTACGGCAGCAGGTGAAGAGTGTCGGCCACTTTGGCTATCCCGCTggcagcaaacagccaaaGGCGTATAATTATGAGTGA
- the LOC117893894 gene encoding LOW QUALITY PROTEIN: RNA polymerase II degradation factor 1 (The sequence of the model RefSeq protein was modified relative to this genomic sequence to represent the inferred CDS: deleted 2 bases in 1 codon), with protein sequence MHSLRLLVLLGLLMAAAQAGIIESGVATEQVKVPPALQIGASPEAIKPVEAVEVEKLKEILGIQENQVIPEEKQVIQANQETPEVKSEVNQREQQQKEQVTGPILPKEVQQKPQPEQPKEQAEQPKGQIKGREIELVFEQPGQTLLQYDNVGQLQGLPNLDKIFKYPGAQQLNGSDAQYSHLFNKFHTGPRVEFVPTWNTTGANVTQHIHNHTHYYQNQNQKKPFPFLPNPFEKQETTYVNRTSPSGNVTYVYEEGKPSGGGAFPFPPLPNPFTDFPKVVGLSLVLLPNPFYKGQSGSGNPQPVNPTEPTKSYQYFEKFRGFADESSSNQQQNQQQKTGNRFYLISNPLLNQASEEGRGEKVQNTNVLLPVNLAALPLLVPAPESSQETAPKQEPTVGTIKIEDLLKTSKFYVGQPLQFPAGNGIGIGNGQKQSQNAAIQQLILAQLNQQQNSSSNKLPLKDERRSQSAVVPVEEGEESSVLFAVEIPKPIYRFFKGIFGGFSG encoded by the exons ATG CATTCTTTGCGTCTACTGGTTCTACTTGGTCTTCTGATGGCAGCGGCTCAGGCCGGGATCATtgagagtggagtggcgaCGGAACAGGTGAAGGTTCCACCCGCCCTGCAGATTGGTGCTTCCCCGGAAGCAATCAAACCTGTGGaagcagtggaagtggagaaACTAAAGGAAATCCTGGGGATTCAGGAGAACCAAGTAATTCCGGAGGAGAAGCAAGTGATTCAGGCAAACCAGGAAACGCCAGAAGTTAAGTCTGAAGTCAACCAgcgggaacagcagcagaaggaacagGTTACAGGTCCCATACTCCCGAAGGAAGTGCAAcagaagcc acagccagagcagcccAAGGAACAGGCAGAGCAGCCAAAGGGACAGATCAAAGGCCGTGAGATCGAACTGGTCTTCGAGCAGCCCGGACAAACCCTGCTGCAGTACGACAATGTGGGCCAACTCCAGGGGTTGCCCAATCTGGACAAGATCTTCAAGTATCCGGGAGCGCAACAGCTGAATGGCAGCGATGCACAGTACTCTCATCTCTTCAACAAATTCCATACTGGCCCCAGGGTGGAGTTCGTACCCACATGGAACACCACGGGCGCCAATGTGACGCAGCACATACACAATCACACGCACTACTatcagaaccagaaccagaagaAGCCATTCCCCTTCCTGCCCAATCCCTTCGAGAAGCAGGAGACGACCTATGTGAACCGCACTTCTCCGTCGGGCAACGTGACCTACGTCTATGAGGAGGGAAAACCATCGGGAGGAGGCGCATTTCCATTCCCTCCACTGCCCAATCCCTTTACCGATTTTCCCAAGGTTGTGGGACTCAGCTTGGTGCTGCTACCCAATCCCTTCTACAAGGGACAGTCCGGCAGTGGAAACCCACAGCCTGTAAATCCCACCGAGCCCACGAAAAGCTACCAGTACTTTGAGAAGTTCCGCGGCTTTGCCGATGAGTCATCCtccaaccagcagcagaatcagcaaCAGAAGACCGGCAATCGTTTCTACTTGATCTCCAATCCACTGCTGAACCAAGCCTCCGAGGAAGGTCGCGGCGAAAAGGTACAGAACACGAATGTCCTGCTGCCCGTGAATCTGGCTGccttgccgctgctggtgcctgCACCAGAGTCCAGCCAGGAGACTGCACCCAAGCAGGAACCGACTGTGGGAACCATTAAGATCGAGGATCTACTGAAGACATCAAAGTTCTATGTGGGGCAACCGCTGCAGTTCCCGGCaggcaatggcattggcatAGGCAATGGACAGAAGCAAAGCCAGAATGCAGCCATTCAGCAGTTGATTCTCGCTCAactaaaccaacaacaaaacagcagcagcaac aagTTGCCCCTCAAGGACGAACGTCGCTCGCAGTCTGCTGTTGTGCCTGTggaggagggagaggagagctcTGTCCTGTTTGCCGTGGAGATACCCAAACCCATTTATCGCTTCTTCAAGGGAATCTTTGGGGGATTCTCCGGCTAA
- the LOC117893895 gene encoding keratin, type I cytoskeletal 10 translates to MTKLTPQRPPLAGNILALMLLLASTGLEARRIAHRRLIIHVPVKVKTHHHTHTVYKALRGSHGGGGGGGDIKQTVYKVLGYSGHSKGGLVGGGGSGGGYGSYDMGGGGMGGMGHGEITYEDMHGCESGKVMPAHRDMIFNHFSRHDEPEDALDALATDFDEVQDEFIDVRDGWL, encoded by the exons ATGACCAAA CTAACACCGCAGCGACCTCCGTTGGCAGGGAACATCTTGgctttgatgctgctgctggcgtccACAGGGCTGGAGGCACGCCGCATCGCTCACCGCCGACTCATCATCCATGTGCCCGTCAAGGTGAAGACCCACCATCACACCCATACGGTGTACAAGGCGCTTCGCGGCTCCcacggtggcggtggcggcggtggagaTATCAAGCAAACCGTCTACAAAGTGCTCGGCTACTCCGGACACTCAAAGGGAGGACTCgtcggcggtggtggcagtggcggcggctaTGGCAGCTATGACatgggtggcggcggcatgggGGGCATGGGTCATGGCGAAATCACGTACGAGGATATGCACGGATGCGAGAGTGGCAAGGTGATGCCGGCGCATCGGGACATGATTTTCAACCATTTCTCGCGCCACGACGAACCGGAGGACGCCTTGGATGCCTTGGCGACGGACTTTGACGAGGTGCAGGACGAGTTTATAGATGTTAGGGATGGCTGGTTGTGA